A portion of the Aquamicrobium lusatiense genome contains these proteins:
- a CDS encoding sarcosine oxidase subunit gamma family protein has protein sequence MADFSWNTQSPLQKALVTGMHGVGGAPGVELSEIRNIVLVQVMARRGKVAETAKIAKKLFGVAPPSAPGAVFGKEVTLIWSGPDQFLTFAPLGEEKLMKRIADGFAGIASLSDQSDGRCVLRISGARAAQAMAKFLSIDFHDRAFPVGAAATTSLDHTAANIWRTADGPDGAPVYHIAIFTSFADSLYGVIADSSLEYGLRVA, from the coding sequence GTGGCTGATTTTTCCTGGAATACGCAATCGCCGCTGCAAAAGGCGCTCGTCACCGGCATGCATGGGGTTGGTGGTGCGCCCGGTGTGGAGCTGTCCGAAATCCGCAACATCGTTCTCGTGCAGGTGATGGCGCGGCGCGGCAAGGTGGCCGAGACGGCCAAAATCGCCAAAAAGCTGTTTGGGGTCGCGCCGCCTTCAGCTCCCGGTGCGGTTTTCGGCAAGGAGGTAACACTCATCTGGTCCGGTCCGGACCAGTTTCTGACTTTCGCGCCGCTGGGCGAGGAGAAGCTGATGAAACGGATTGCCGATGGCTTTGCCGGCATTGCCTCGCTGTCCGATCAGTCCGACGGGCGCTGTGTGCTTCGTATTTCCGGTGCCCGCGCCGCGCAGGCGATGGCCAAGTTCCTGTCGATCGATTTTCACGACAGGGCTTTTCCGGTGGGGGCTGCGGCCACCACGTCGCTCGATCATACGGCGGCCAATATCTGGCGCACGGCCGACGGCCCGGATGGGGCGCCGGTCTATCACATCGCGATCTTCACCAGCTTTGCGGACAGCCTGTATGGCGTGATCGCGGATTCCTCGCTGGAATATGGTCTGCGGGTCGCCTGA
- a CDS encoding LuxR C-terminal-related transcriptional regulator, whose translation MSLDIISREPGDTGASATAPRKFRVLVAERNPLVVSALADMIARDGRFDLGENVTTGKAFLEACAQPGPGFDLAVLGWKLADMDGGTLLTQIRQRGIDARVVIFSNDHDLSILKKCVRLGAQGFCYQFDDPAILFDTLIAVAHGRICIPYIDVTRINDTPLSRLTTREHELLSVLADGWSNIQIAARTGISENTVKYHLKNLYSKLEVRNRAMAVALYASERSNSPSA comes from the coding sequence ATGAGCCTCGACATCATAAGTCGTGAGCCCGGCGACACCGGGGCCAGTGCAACCGCACCACGCAAATTCCGGGTTCTGGTTGCGGAGCGCAATCCTCTTGTCGTATCGGCACTGGCCGACATGATCGCGCGGGACGGACGTTTCGATCTGGGCGAGAACGTCACCACCGGCAAGGCCTTTCTCGAAGCCTGCGCGCAGCCCGGCCCCGGTTTCGATCTGGCAGTGCTCGGCTGGAAGCTGGCCGACATGGATGGCGGAACGCTGCTTACCCAGATCCGCCAGCGTGGAATCGATGCCCGCGTGGTCATCTTCTCAAACGACCATGACCTGTCCATTCTCAAGAAATGCGTACGGCTGGGCGCTCAGGGTTTCTGCTATCAGTTCGACGATCCTGCAATCCTGTTCGACACGCTGATTGCCGTGGCGCATGGCCGGATCTGCATTCCCTATATCGATGTCACCAGGATCAACGACACGCCGCTGTCACGCCTTACGACACGCGAGCATGAGCTTCTGTCCGTGCTGGCGGATGGATGGAGCAACATCCAGATCGCCGCGCGGACGGGCATTTCGGAAAACACTGTCAAATACCACCTCAAGAATCTCTACAGCAAGCTGGAGGTGCGCAACCGGGCCATGGCTGTCGCGCTTTACGCAAGCGAGAGGAGCAACAGTCCCTCCGCCTGA